CGAGAGCGTTTCCCTCCATCTGTAGTTTCTCGAATAAACCGTTGAAACCCATGAGTAGCATCTGACCTGGTGTCAAGCTTTCATCTTGATCTGGATCACGAACTTCGGCTGGGCGAGATAAGAGTGTATCAAATCTGAGCCTTATCCTTGAAACAAGTTCCTGAATACCGGCGTGTGGACTTTCCATTTCCATGACTGTGAATCGGAGGTGCATTTCCAGTTGAGCAAGTATCTCAGATGGTGGAAGACCACAGGAGACTACTATATCTTCTATCTCGGTGACCATTCCCATCACAGTTGGCTCCTCGGTAATAATAGTTTTCATTGCTTCAGGTAATATTATAGTGTGAAAGTTGTAGTTTAATTCTTGTAGACCTCGATATATGGAATCAGCGCTTTTCAGGCATTTCAAAACTAAAGGAATCTTTGCGTCGTTGTTCGATTTGTGAGTATTGGGAACAAACGTTGCAAGCTCAGCTACTAGGGAGGACATGAGACACATCTCATCCAAGAACCAATCACCCTCTCGTGAGGTCAGATCCACTAAACAATCACCTGCACATTTGGCTGCTCCTTCCATCATCAGGTATCTCTTGTTTAACGCGCATAATGCCGTAATATTAACGCACTCGAGGGCTTTATCAGCGCCTTTTTCTCGCCTCAGAAAGCTGCCAATGTGTGATTTTGCATCGGCATAAGCTTTTTCTATAATACCAAGCACATCCGGAAGTTCCTCGGCCGCCATTCGTTCGCATGCTTTCTTGAATCGCTCGTTAGATTCGCTCACAACCGATTGCAGCTGATACGAGTACGTTACGATGTGCTGAACCTGTGGATTATTTGCAGTTATCGGTGAGAAACTTGCTTCAAACTGCGACATGGCCTCGTGGCAAGCCTCGACTGTTCGAGTAGCCAACAAATTTTTGGACCAAGCGTGATAGGCGACCGATCTATGGCGCGCCATCATACTCATGGGGTACAGGCTGCAGATAGCTGAATATTGACTCAGAAGATCGAGACAGTTGCGTATCAGTAATGATTGTTGGGTAGCGAGCTGAGCTAGTTCGCTTTCTGATTGTTCGCAGTGCATTATCATCTGGCTTTGGCCAGCATTTTGTAGAAATTCCTTAACCAAGTCAAAAACAAGATGATCCTCTGGAGCAGTGGCAACTTCTATCTCTGCCAGCCACTGTCCGAGTTGTGGGCCACGTACTGCCGTCAAAGCGATCTGTAATGATTCGAGTTGCAACAAGCTGTGAAGGAGTtgaaagacaagaaaaaaggTAATTCGATATTAAACTTACGTTATGCATGCTGATATGTTTCTCgcattcttcaattttctcaagtaGAGCAGCCTTGGCTCTGTCCCTGGCATCTCTGGCTCGTTTAAATGCTCCGTATCTTTTGACGACTGAATAGAGAGCATGGCTACGTCCCATTGCCTGCGCCTCCTTGACCAGTGCCAACTCCTGATGCCGGTCTTGCAACATATCTTGGCACTGACGAAGAGCCTCGGTTGCTTCGATCCAGTGAGTAAGATGTCTTCGTAGCAGGGGAAACACAGCCGCAAGTTCGTctctttaaaataaaaattctaatgaaaattttattctgatAATACTAGAATATATTTTGTCATTGCGTCAGACCTATTTGCCAGCCATTCTGCACGCATTTCTGCAGTTCTGACAGCGAACATTGCTCTGGTCATTTCTCTTTCCAGTTGCTTTCTTCCTATTCCGGTAGACCTGGCCCTTGCTTGACAAGCTCCATAACTGGCAATGCTTGTCTCTGCGCCAGCTCTCCAATCGACAAGTGGATCGTAGACAAAGGCTTCCAAAAGAGTCAATAAAGTCTCACGTCCTCGCCGCATAACTCTCAGTGTGTGTTCGCAAGCTAGTCTGAATATACCctgcaataaaacaaaaccaatGAGATCGATCCTTCGGTAAGTGTTACCGATATCATAATTTATGGATAGAGGAGAATGGATCGGAAAACCATCCCTAATAAATTGGATGTTGAGTATACGCATCAGATTGATATCAGATCAGTAATCAGTTGAGCTATTCAAGTGAGAACCAAGCAGATGGTGGTAGAAATGGTACCCTGTTAAATTTCCCGCTTGTAGCTTGTGGCTAGATTATAAATGACATGACTATACCGTAGGATGGTGATCCCTACAATGTTCCATACTAGCAGTTAGTATGTGTTAATCGCTCTTAGAGTCAGGGTGACGTTCTACACCGTCTGATAAATCGTAATATAAaggttcgaataaaaaagggaCAAATAATAAGGGAAGGAAAAGGGAAGGATCAAAGGAGGGAAGAGGAGTTTGAATTAGACGAAATTTATAAGCGTAAGTCTTCTTGGTATCAGAGATTAGTGAATCAATTGTATGAACTCATATTTGTTTAGGCTCACGTTTCCGGGCAAAGTGCTATATATAAAACTCGGTGGATTTTAccgaattcattcgtttaGTTATAAGATATCGTAGATCGTGGCTGTCGTTACaataatgtataaataatgtatCCAAAATTCGGTTGTTTGACGAtctaattttttacattaaGAATCTAGTTGATATCTGTAGTAAACTTGTTACAGAGTATTGAAAACGGAGTTTTGTTATCAGGTCGCATTGTTGGTTTATGCCAGAACATTTTTACGCAAACACATCAACTGATAACTGGTAACTCATCGTTCAACCAAATattgattgcaaaattttagaATACCATCACCTTCCTTTATCAGgcgtttaaatattttttatatcctgTGAGTAACGACGCGCGACATCATCGCGAatgataaacaaaaaagaaaaaaattaataatatcaataatgatagtaatacgATATTTCTTGAATACTTTTCATATGACtatggaagtttttttttctgtttttgcaGAGTGATCGGCCCTACGTGTTCACCTTGGaattagaatttcaaattagctAATATTTGTGTTTAAGATAAATTAGAAGAACGAAGATCATCAAAACGTCGCTAGTTCCCAAGGAAGTAGCATGATCACGGGAACAATTTGTTGCATAgtgaatttcagttttttaataataaatccTAATAAATCAAATGATTATCgtataattgataatataaatggtatttaaaaagaaaaaatcggtcAAACAAGACTAGTTATACGTGAAAACCATCATTTGTGATGGtaataacgacaacgacaagAATAATAACATCATGATTAGTGTGACAGGGATTTGTTTTTATGTGTGATCCACTAAATGGAAAAGTCAGTAAAACTCAGTCGTATAAATGCTGTCCAGTAGCCACATGATTTGGTCAGTGATAGACGGTTTGCtctgtgtaataataatatttgggAACACTTTAACTATACTGGCAATTAGGCTGAGCCGTCGTCTGAGAAATGTCAAGTCAAATCATTTCGTCCTGAGTTTAGCAATTTCAGATTTTCTTGTCGGACTGACACTGCCCTACCACCTTTCTTTTTATATAGTAGATGAATTGAACCTAGTAAAAGTCGCTTGCGTATCAAGATTTGTCCTGATTTCTTTCGCCTGCTCAGCCAGCATATACAACCTTATCGCTATCGCTGGAGACAGATATATTTCAATTGTTCATCCTTTGAAATACACAAGGTACATGAGCAAAAAAGTCGTCTACGTGATTATTGTCATAGGCTGGATGACTGCCCTCGGTATATCAAGTATACCGACTTGGTGGAATTGTTTCGACTTCGCCGACGAATGCGAAATGGACACTGTCCTACCTAGGTATAAGAAAATGTCGTTAGAATTGACACCATGTCTCGATACTTATTGAACTGCATTCTGCACAGATATTATACAGTGGCAGTTTTAACGCCAATGTTGTTCGTCTCGTGGATAACAATGTTCGTTTTATATTGGCGAATTTGGAGGGAAGCCAGCACCCATGCCCAAAGATTGAGGGACAATAGTCTGTACAACGATGTACCGAGCGACTGGAAAAGCGTACAGGTAAAatgtaaatggaaaaaaatactaaTGAAACAGTACTGCACATTTCGTATCATGTTTCAGGTAGTTCTTATGGTACTCGGATGTTTTTCAATCTGTTGGTTACCGTACTTGATAGTGGCATGCACACGTTCTTTCGACTGGAGTTCAAAAGCATCTCCAGTAACATATAAAGCGATGTTTTCCCTAGCTATGGCAAACAGCGGAATGAATCCGATTATTTACGCGTGGAAAAACACTAATTTTCGCAAGGCGTTTGAAAGGTTGTTGCACTTTGAGTCTCCAGATCGAAACTGTTTCAATTCGAGCCTGAAAAACTACTTGAAGAAACAACAGGAACTCATGAAGATAGAATCAGGTGGCAGTCAGGAGACCGACAGTGCTGGGATAAAAACGATAAGCGATAATTATTGTTTCGAAACGGAAGAGAGGGCACAAATCACAGCTGTATAGACGTCTGTATATCGGAATCTCcaaacaaaaatataacatGCAGTGTGCACGATGTAACGTAACTATTTGAGTTTCTGACTCACGCACCTCAACTCCAGTTACTCCAAGGGCAGTTTTGATGTTTGGCGTCATCCTGAATGGCACCTTCTCAGGCACTCTCAAGGTCTTTCCCTTCTCAAAGCATACGTTGTAATCAATGTGAACTACTTCTCCGGTGTTAAGGTCTACCAGGACATTGTCCAAGTGACGATCACCCAGTCCAATTATATATCCAATTATCGACATCACTGCAACGGAgtaggaataattttttgtcgcCTGCCACCAGCTGCCAGGATTTATGCTGTTGCACCATATTTCTCTAAATTTGGtgagaaaggaagagagatTAAAAGTGCTTGAAAACAATCATAACATGAATtcattattatgatttttaGTATTATCTGCTTACTTTGCTAAAAGATCCTTAGGTGTTTCTGCCATTAGTTCTGCCAGGACTTGTTTCAGCACTGGAAGTGGCCATTCTTTTCTGTTGTCCAGTGCAACACCTCTCTCTTTCAGTAGCGGAGCTAATTTGTTGTAGAATAATTCAGAGGGTCTCAGTACACCACCCGCAGCTCCTTTACCAGTTATAACGCTATCTCTTTGCTGCCACCGTTTATACAAGGCAAAAAGTGGTGTCACGCCATCAACCCACTGTATCAGTCCTGACCTGGGTCCCAAGGGTATTACGGAATAATGACGAGCACGGTAAATCCTTCTGGTATCATTGTTCTTGGACATCATGGTGTTTGCGATACCCAAGAATTGCATAATTCGCTCATCAAGATGTAGATCCTCAAGACCCTTGAATAGGTAAGTATAAACGTGGCCATCTGATCCATGGAATACAAGTTTTTTaggttttgtttttgtcgGGAGTATCTGGACATTGTTATCCACTGATTTGATAGTGACGATTCTATTGTCTCCGGATGCTAACCCAGGCATTGCGATACCAGTATCCTTAAGGTTTGCCAGAACTGGACTTATGTCTGCCATTTTCAACGAGTACGCACCTCGCTTATGAGCCTTTTGCGTAAACTTTGCCTGCAATTGCTTCAGAGCTGCGCTTGCTTCCTGTGGTTTACCGGGAGATTTTGGATCCGTGAGCTTCTTCATTACCTCTTCGATCTGTGCTCCAAATTTatcttggaaatatttttcatgcgGTGTTTCAGGAGTAACAGAGGTAATCGCCAGtagattttccaaaatgtATACAATCGGGTTTAATATAATGCGATGTTTTTCCGCGATTAGTTGCTCCTTCTCATCAGGTGATAATGATACGTTGTCACGAACTTTACGTATCTCCAATTCCAGCTGGACGAATCCTCTGGTAATTTCTGCATGATGTTGGACCAGCGTCGCCAGCCATAATTCATCCCAGAGCAAAGTTATTCTTCGAAGTTCTTTCACAAGAACTTGAACCTGGTTCACGGtatccggaatttttttcgacaggCAATCGACCATGggcatgaaaaaagaatttgaaatattttgactGTCGTCATTGACGCCGTAACGTTCATCTTCTGTAAAGTCCAATTCTATGGGTGAAGAGGTCGCAGCATTTATAGTGCCAGTCTCAACGTCGGTCGGCAACAGTGGTGCGGTAGTTGATGACGTTGCTTCGTATCTGTCACCTGCTACGCCGCCCACTACCGCAGGGAATGTTATCAGATGCGGCGAATGCTCAGCAACTCGGCACAGCAGCTCAGCAACACGTGTACGAACGTAGGATTCTGGGTGACTGAGGCGGGAAAACAACTGAGGAATTATCTCCTTCCAAGGACAAGCAGGCGTACTGGACAGACCAGATTCTAGGACACCTTGAAGTTCAAGTGCGTGTTTTACAACAAGGCGAAGGATTCTCAGTGTGGCGGTGATCATGGAGCATTCATTAGCCTCACCGCAACTTGCTAATTCCAGATACTTGAAGTAAGCATTCGCCGATAGCTCATAGTACGAGTAAAATCGTTTCTGTGCCTGCCTCCAAATGTCAACCAACATGCTGAGGCGTTCGGTGCTAGCGTTGTTCAACATGGTAACATTTCTTAACTGGTTCTCAATCATCTCCGACGTGTTAACGTCACTCGTGTCTATGTCTCCCTCATCCTCGGGGATGGTTTTATTTTGACTCAGTATTGAGAATATCATATTGACGTCAGTATCGCTGGTACCGATTGGTAGGAGGGAACGTATGTTAGCTCTGTCCGAGTCTGTGAGCTGCCCAGAGTTAGAATTGTCGACGATTTTACGACCCCATTTATAGCACCACGCTGCGAACTTGCACCAAGCTTTGGGAAGATCGGGGCATTGATTAACGCCAAGCTGGGCTAACTTTCCAACTATCATGTCAGAGGTGGGAATTACGTCTGCTGTTTCCCCAAAAAGATTATCCATCAAACCATCATTATGTACTGCCTCAAATGTTAGTAATTCCTCAAGCTGCGAGTTGTTTATAATTTTGGTGTCATCTTGCTGTATCCATTTACCCAATGTCAAAAGTAGCTTGGTCCCCATTTCGCGTAACACAGCGCATTGTTCACCATTGACTATTCCCTGTGATATACCTAAGGCGGTTGCACTGCATATTTTAACGGCATTATCGCCACTCTCCATTGCGAACAATAATTTTGATACTTCTTTGAACGCTCTCACATTATTTTTAGTCCAATTTACGCGAATATGACCATTCAATATGCTTCCAGCGAGGTCATCGAACGTGAAGTCGAGGGTGGGCTTGACGTCGACATATTCAATACCTTCTTTAAAATATCTCAGGATTTCTCGTTTGGCTAGGTTGAAGTTGCCCTCTTTTCTCGCATTCCTCACGACGTTCAAACGCAAACTAGCCAATTCTGTGCAGCGAGTATGACCTGCCTTTGCAAAATAATCTGACCACCACAGCACTTGTGTAAGGATGTTGGAATCGAGATAGTTTATTTTATCAGCCCGATAGAACTCGAATGCATTTACATTTCTGCCAGCTATAAGATCAGTGAGACCGGCAGCCGAGTACTGAACCAAAAGTGAATCGCTTAGATACTCTGCTGGTAAACTACGAAGACTTTCGCTTGCTGTTTTCTCAGCGACTTTTCGGCAATTCTCAATATCCTCGTTATGATAATCCTCAAAAGCATCGTTTCGAAGTCTGATTGCAACATTAGTCAGTGTGTTAGAACATTCTATGATAGTTTTGGTGCAGCTCCAGTTTGTCTTAGCCTCTTTATCTAACAATGCCCAGTTCGATAATTCTTcgaccgaaattttttctccctcttcaaatttttgcaAGCACCTTGCTTGCTGGGGGACGACagtttcaaatatttgctTGGCTAGGACGTTATTGAACGAGTGTTTCAGTATCTCACtttctttaattttccatGCTTCTAGTTGGTTCCAATCACTCACTGCACGATAGCATTTTGTAAGCTGTTGCATACAAAACGCAGCTACTTGAACTTCACCTTCAGTCTTGGTTGCAGCGCTCACAGATTCTTGATCGTCAGAGTCAATAGACCAACAGCTCTGTTCCTCCAATATTTGCTTGTAACTATCGATTGCAGTTTCGTATCGCCCTGCGGCTTGGTCGGTTGCAGCTTTGAGccaaatgaactttttatccTTTTCCTTGGTGTAAACGTACAATCCTTGGAGAGCTTCCGCCTCGCCCAGTTTCACCATTGCTTGAGCGGTGCACAAGGCAGCTCTCTCGAACTCTGCGCCTTGGGTGTTATCAGAGTTTGCCAAATCTTCCATCAGCCTTTGCCCGTTCCGCAGTACGTTTGCAGCCATTCCAGCGTGAAGAGAAACAACGCACAAAGCTAATCTTATCCGATTCAACCACTCACGACACGTAGATTTGTTGGTATGAAAAAACGTTCGCACGGGTTTTGATAGCGGGAGTAATGCCATCGCGCAACCTTCACTGGCATTATGAATAACTCTTTCCAAATGTTCCAGAAATTCAATCAGCAATCTCACACGTGTGTGCTCATGCAGGGAATGGTCTAGCCCACGTTTATCTTTCGACACAATTTCAGTGTTGTAAGATATTTCTCGTGCCAACGTCTTCAATGCACCCTCAATGGTTGTGAAAGTTTCTTGAGGCTTTCCGAGTGGTGTACGAAGTTTGTTAGCCACGCAATGCTGTGCAGCCTCAAACCCACCCCAAAACAGCAGGAAACTTCGATTTGCCAATGCCATTTCATagattttttctatcgtctGGCTCTCATGcctataaaaaattcatgaatcatTATAATTGGAAACTTACAACTAATAACCGTGGTAACAACCAGTTGATGCAATTGGGACTATAAGTGAATCTTCCAATAAATTTAGGATAGGAGGAAGGTCATGGGTACCATCAGAACTTGGATCCTTACACGGTAGGCCAACACAACGTAAACACTTCAGACAGTGCCGCGTTGTCCAAATAATATTCTTGCAATAGGAAGGCCATGAAAGTTCGGAAGTGCTGCGCTTGCATCTCACCATTGTTATTACCTCTCATGTGTAGTCTTTGAGATAATACAAGGGATTCCATTGCGTAGCTTTTGATGTCCTGTGActtctgaaaattcattttaccgATTTTTCATCACCTCGGAACAAATGATTCATCTAAAAGTTGTATGACTGTAGTTTAACGCACCTTTGTCTCAGAGACCAGACACGCTCTATTCAATCTTGGGATGACAATGTCTAGCGGAAGGTTCATCAGAAGTCGAGCATATTTGCGATGGACGTCTTGATTGCAAGACGTGAGATGTAATATGGCTAAGTCTATAATATCCAAGTGAATTTTCTCCGgccaaaatatatttttcacgctCATCAGTACCTCGAAATTGTTGCCGACTGCCAAACAAATGTCATGATTTGTTGTGTAGCCACAGCTAACGAGGCTCGTTACAATATTGTAACATTCTGCTGTCTTGTTCAATATTCCGATGTAATTTTCGGcctgaataaatatttcttgAGTCCAATTAGCCAACAGAAGAAGAACCTTGTCCGATGTCTTGCTCTGGAAGGTTTTTGCGATAAGGTCTAGAATGATGGAAAGGTGGCCACTTGTCGGCGACGTAGTCGGTACGTCTAATGTTCCCGGAAACATATCCTTGGGGCGGGACGCGTTTGTCCCTGATATCAATACAGA
This region of Athalia rosae chromosome 7, iyAthRosa1.1, whole genome shotgun sequence genomic DNA includes:
- the LOC105688096 gene encoding serine/threonine-protein kinase SMG1; the encoded protein is MNSCGNANASTKLRGSKLSEGREDQPGNSQANNEEKGDGDIDGEGDGEADGEGDIDGDGDTSPGYNIGDSLNQRQAVLICQRSSTGYSTERAVARFKTRAGGGPRNEYRMARGGSTGERGGRGSSRGRAFKKTSERESTSETGYHATPRSKFQEPLKNQENSPNKYYDDKRVNEDSRISKLLRRLCREDDYDNFLGLCKQLRDVMVAPENQRYVRRSMDLICESLLDTLHSGPGPEAKQQAAKCLGRVGYVVDQDFKRYMEWVFNKYSLERNDDVKCLLIKSFVETFEMDARSPKLKEFSVPMMSELQSTLENVDRPDLLTATVDAILLLTDTYPETFSNHFRDTVDILVGWHIDSTQQKPVIAYASRSLQKLRNFWIGDLDFSLTLLGQFLEDMESYDEELALPESGTSSPGGEISPSPRECILRITSLISVFNTVTKSISDHLSPSLTPSVQWSFLTDSLSKMLKTVVKAVELDDGNEAWVNNLGLTRENTENLTRSMRSMNLSQKNIEILLRNLGRDDVNEESLIKMIKSLNVGRRNDRKNSKISSEKEMLSSEKEQSLINLFKSMDLKGKRGQDLSAEKEELIVIANECAYLLLGYLQSRVTKNHNLLYKFIDLQLERVNIFWDETIVSMLNMIGKVIKEVSANLPLELVHKLLGQTSVLLELRFRNSVSIQNASLGVYRSLLSLKNIPLLQEAYRYILADLETAYKLIVSNINELVSDNPLFNVKYKRGDAELVVIFLLRALSDIANASNSIIGMWALKPSILELLAVKLRPYDASLALESPLLQYTVLYLLYAHCSRYNHFVQSSVLISGTNASRPKDMFPGTLDVPTTSPTSGHLSIILDLIAKTFQSKTSDKVLLLLANWTQEIFIQAENYIGILNKTAECYNIVTSLVSCGYTTNHDICLAVGNNFEVLMSVKNIFWPEKIHLDIIDLAILHLTSCNQDVHRKYARLLMNLPLDIVIPRLNRACLVSETKKSQDIKSYAMESLVLSQRLHMRGNNNGEMQAQHFRTFMAFLLQEYYLDNAALSEVFTLCWPTVHESQTIEKIYEMALANRSFLLFWGGFEAAQHCVANKLRTPLGKPQETFTTIEGALKTLAREISYNTEIVSKDKRGLDHSLHEHTRVRLLIEFLEHLERVIHNASEGCAMALLPLSKPVRTFFHTNKSTCREWLNRIRLALCVVSLHAGMAANVLRNGQRLMEDLANSDNTQGAEFERAALCTAQAMVKLGEAEALQGLYVYTKEKDKKFIWLKAATDQAAGRYETAIDSYKQILEEQSCWSIDSDDQESVSAATKTEGEVQVAAFCMQQLTKCYRAVSDWNQLEAWKIKESEILKHSFNNVLAKQIFETVVPQQARCLQKFEEGEKISVEELSNWALLDKEAKTNWSCTKTIIECSNTLTNVAIRLRNDAFEDYHNEDIENCRKVAEKTASESLRSLPAEYLSDSLLVQYSAAGLTDLIAGRNVNAFEFYRADKINYLDSNILTQVLWWSDYFAKAGHTRCTELASLRLNVVRNARKEGNFNLAKREILRYFKEGIEYVDVKPTLDFTFDDLAGSILNGHIRVNWTKNNVRAFKEVSKLLFAMESGDNAVKICSATALGISQGIVNGEQCAVLREMGTKLLLTLGKWIQQDDTKIINNSQLEELLTFEAVHNDGLMDNLFGETADVIPTSDMIVGKLAQLGVNQCPDLPKAWCKFAAWCYKWGRKIVDNSNSGQLTDSDRANIRSLLPIGTSDTDVNMIFSILSQNKTIPEDEGDIDTSDVNTSEMIENQLRNVTMLNNASTERLSMLVDIWRQAQKRFYSYYELSANAYFKYLELASCGEANECSMITATLRILRLVVKHALELQGVLESGLSSTPACPWKEIIPQLFSRLSHPESYVRTRVAELLCRVAEHSPHLITFPAVVGGVAGDRYEATSSTTAPLLPTDVETGTINAATSSPIELDFTEDERYGVNDDSQNISNSFFMPMVDCLSKKIPDTVNQVQVLVKELRRITLLWDELWLATLVQHHAEITRGFVQLELEIRKVRDNVSLSPDEKEQLIAEKHRIILNPIVYILENLLAITSVTPETPHEKYFQDKFGAQIEEVMKKLTDPKSPGKPQEASAALKQLQAKFTQKAHKRGAYSLKMADISPVLANLKDTGIAMPGLASGDNRIVTIKSVDNNVQILPTKTKPKKLVFHGSDGHVYTYLFKGLEDLHLDERIMQFLGIANTMMSKNNDTRRIYRARHYSVIPLGPRSGLIQWVDGVTPLFALYKRWQQRDSVITGKGAAGGVLRPSELFYNKLAPLLKERGVALDNRKEWPLPVLKQVLAELMAETPKDLLAKEIWCNSINPGSWWQATKNYSYSVAVMSIIGYIIGLGDRHLDNVLVDLNTGEVVHIDYNVCFEKGKTLRVPEKVPFRMTPNIKTALGVTGVEGIFRLACEHTLRVMRRGRETLLTLLEAFVYDPLVDWRAGAETSIASYGACQARARSTGIGRKQLEREMTRAMFAVRTAEMRAEWLANRDELAAVFPLLRRHLTHWIEATEALRQCQDMLQDRHQELALVKEAQAMGRSHALYSVVKRYGAFKRARDARDRAKAALLEKIEECEKHISMHNIALTAVRGPQLGQWLAEIEVATAPEDHLVFDLVKEFLQNAGQSQMIMHCEQSESELAQLATQQSLLIRNCLDLLSQYSAICSLYPMSMMARHRSVAYHAWSKNLLATRTVEACHEAMSQFEASFSPITANNPQVQHIVTYSYQLQSVVSESNERFKKACERMAAEELPDVLGIIEKAYADAKSHIGSFLRREKGADKALECVNITALCALNKRYLMMEGAAKCAGDCLVDLTSREGDWFLDEMCLMSSLVAELATFVPNTHKSNNDAKIPLVLKCLKSADSIYRGLQELNYNFHTIILPEAMKTIITEEPTVMGMVTEIEDIVVSCGLPPSEILAQLEMHLRFTVMEMESPHAGIQELVSRIRLRFDTLLSRPAEVRDPDQDESLTPGQMLLMGFNGLFEKLQMEGNALVAALGALNVPTSWRKIDQIREAKEMASPIFNEAARQVIEDIFLIKRLQTICEFFAMCRETGAAFKGGFASSYDDQRLNKPVRMFTADYVSRQLLGVTTQTLAIALCYLLQRMGLNVTTEIEQRDIGAESKVSLEELCRKIVDLCLKRGFFTGSVLAQASAASSALESSWRRKQSVRLARQEVDVARATVQRIQLHLTAHHWLHEDSLLLGSGANPIGPLNRPIFMLVMRKTAAALTALQSRVCEAREQQQSLVSSAGQRLKWAAGANPALGEVMAAFDNAVATSWDKLTHQHNLAAVVVNTCNSILHYEALRTRTSESVSNDTSFVSLVKNWEKSCELTANLTTGVTPMEESLVELLQLDGNVDANWLRQAEKLIADVIVETQKKLQEKEDSLLSARDSLRDQVTRLQSVIPEHHRLMMDVRCLLKTMAKQENIPGLRDYLISYRSFTERISTTVKELESDGLTPPGAVAARDELELLESETPALYDELLNFANPAKRTDKELPCNNKRSRLVRQDSICLSPRKGVPLVRDPTTGKAVQERNAYALNVWRRVRMKLEGRDPNPSRRYTPAEQVEYVIREAQSSENLALLYEGWTPWV
- the LOC105688097 gene encoding D(2) dopamine receptor-like, yielding MLSSSHMIWSVIDGLLCVIIIFGNTLTILAIRLSRRLRNVKSNHFVLSLAISDFLVGLTLPYHLSFYIVDELNLVKVACVSRFVLISFACSASIYNLIAIAGDRYISIVHPLKYTRYMSKKVVYVIIVIGWMTALGISSIPTWWNCFDFADECEMDTVLPRYYTVAVLTPMLFVSWITMFVLYWRIWREASTHAQRLRDNSLYNDVPSDWKSVQVVLMVLGCFSICWLPYLIVACTRSFDWSSKASPVTYKAMFSLAMANSGMNPIIYAWKNTNFRKAFERLLHFESPDRNCFNSSLKNYLKKQQELMKIESGGSQETDSAGIKTISDNYCFETEERAQITAV